AGCGAAATCGAAGAAGACGACGACGGGAACCACGACGAGGCCGCGACCCGCTACCGCACGAATCAGGCGCGGCACTGGCGCCAGCTCGCGATCGGTACCGCCACGAGCCACTGACCGACGGCTCTGTGTGCGGGTGGTATCATGACGCGAGACAACTCCGCGTCACGAACCGGTTCCGCACATGGCCCTGATTCACATTGATCCCGTTCCGCCACGCTGCTCTCCCGGCGTGGTGCTTTCGTTCGTTTGCACGGGCGGGAAGCTCGATAGCAAACACATCGGCAAGATCGCGTTCGTCGGCCGCGGTGCCACGGTCGAGGTACCGGACGCGAAGGCCGCCGCCCTCGTGAACGCTCTCGATGGGGCCACGCTCCAAGCCAAACCGGTGCGGGTTCGCTTCGCGGGCAAGGCCGACTTCACCGACGCCAATCACCTCGCGAACCTCTCTAACCTCCTCGATCTCGAAGCGAAGGCTGAACAGGAAGAAGCCCGGCGCCGCGCGCAAGCCGAAGAAGGCTCGCCGGTTGGCGACGGAACCACGCTCACCAAACTGGTGCTGCGTGACTCGGAATTCGGCCTCGGTGGGCGGCTCTTGCTCACGTTCGGCCGCAAAACGCTGAACGAAGCGCTTCCGCCCTCGCGTCTCGGACCGGGTTCACCCGTCGTACTCAACCAGACGAACGTGAACCGCCGGATGCCATCGTATCGGGGCGTGATCTACGACCGCGACACCGCGACCATCGGCGTCGCCATCGACCCACCTGACGACGAACTCTCCGACGAGGCTGTTTGGCGCCTCGATCTTTCACCGGACGAAGTTTCGCGCCTGCGCCAGCAGGACGCACTGCGCCGGGCCGCCAGCGCGACCGGCGACCGGCTCGCGGAGTTGCGCGACGTGCTGCTGGGGGAGAGCTCTTCAGACAACCCCTCCCCAACCCCTCCCCCAAGGGGAGAGGGGCTTAATACCGAAGACGATTCTGTTCCCCCTTCCTTCCTAGGGAAGGGGGTTAGGGGGTTAGGTTCTTCTCTCAACCCTCCTCAGCGTGCCGCGGTCGAGTTCGCGCTGGCGGCGAAGGATTTCGCGATCATTCACGGCCCGCCGGGAACGGGCAAAACCACAACCGTGGTGGAATTCATTCGCGAGGCGGTGGCGCGGGGCGATACCGTTCTGGCGTGCGCGCCGAGTAACCACGCGGTCGATAACCTGCTCGAAAAGTTGCTCGCGGTGGGCGAACTCCCGGTTCGGCTCGGGCACCCGGCCCGCGTGATGCCGGAACTGCGTGCGCGGGCCATCGACATTCTCGCGGAGAAACATCCCGACGCCCGGCAAGCGCGCAAAATCGCCCGCGATGCGTTCGCGCTGTTTCGGCAGGCTGACAAATGGACGCGCGAGAAACCGCAACCGGGGGAGAAGGCCGCGCTCCGGCGCGAAGCACGCGACCTGCTCGGCGAAGCCCGCAAGCTCGAAGCCCTCGCGGTCGAGCGCGTGCTGGACGAGTCCAAAGTCGTTTGCGCCACGCTCACCGGGTTGGACAGCCAGCTTTTGGGCCAGCGCCGGTTCGATATCGCAGTGATTGATGAGGCGTGTCAGTCCACCGAGCCGGCGGCGTGGGTGCCGCTGTTGCGGGCGAACAAGCTCATTCTGGCGGGGGACCACTGCCAGCTTCCCCCCACAATCATTTCGCCGGAAGCGGCCGAACGCGGGCTTTCGATCAGCCTCATGGAGCGGCTCGTGCGGCAGTTCGGGCCGGGTGCGTCGCGCCTGCTCACCGTGCAGCACCGGATGAACGCCGCGATTATGGGCTTCTCGAATCAGGAGTTCTACGACGGAAACTTGATCGCGCACGAGAGCGTCGCGGGACACCGTTTGTGTGATTTGCCGAACGTGACCGCCGATCCGCTCACCGAAACGCCGGTGCAATTCATCGACACGGCCGGTGCGAGTTACGA
The Gemmata palustris DNA segment above includes these coding regions:
- a CDS encoding IGHMBP2 family helicase — translated: MALIHIDPVPPRCSPGVVLSFVCTGGKLDSKHIGKIAFVGRGATVEVPDAKAAALVNALDGATLQAKPVRVRFAGKADFTDANHLANLSNLLDLEAKAEQEEARRRAQAEEGSPVGDGTTLTKLVLRDSEFGLGGRLLLTFGRKTLNEALPPSRLGPGSPVVLNQTNVNRRMPSYRGVIYDRDTATIGVAIDPPDDELSDEAVWRLDLSPDEVSRLRQQDALRRAASATGDRLAELRDVLLGESSSDNPSPTPPPRGEGLNTEDDSVPPSFLGKGVRGLGSSLNPPQRAAVEFALAAKDFAIIHGPPGTGKTTTVVEFIREAVARGDTVLACAPSNHAVDNLLEKLLAVGELPVRLGHPARVMPELRARAIDILAEKHPDARQARKIARDAFALFRQADKWTREKPQPGEKAALRREARDLLGEARKLEALAVERVLDESKVVCATLTGLDSQLLGQRRFDIAVIDEACQSTEPAAWVPLLRANKLILAGDHCQLPPTIISPEAAERGLSISLMERLVRQFGPGASRLLTVQHRMNAAIMGFSNQEFYDGNLIAHESVAGHRLCDLPNVTADPLTETPVQFIDTAGASYDEELEEDTGSRRNVQEAALAVKKVRALLAAGVEASQIGVITPYRAQVRLLRERIGDVPGLEIDSVDGFQGREKEAIVVSLVRSNNEGEIGFLADTRRTNVALTRARRKLLVIGDSATLANDPFYQRMLTYFEEIGASSSVWEEMD